GCTAGTTCACTCGGACATACCAGCAACCGAAAAAAGCAGACAACTCCAGTTACAGAATGAACTCCAGACCACATTGGATATTGTTGGTCTACCACTGGGAAGCGGTGATCAGGAATCATTGGTAAAATTGGTCAAGATTTTGTGCAATCACCTGTCGGTGCCAATGAGTGCGGAAGATATCGAAAACGTTCAGACCGATGGTCGTGCGCTGACAGTAACATTTCACAAAGAGTATATGAAGGATCAAGTGCTCATGCAATATCAAGGGACAAATCTGAGATCTGATGAATTGCTAACACTTTTGCCGGGAGAAATTGCAGCACCGGTAAGAATTTACCAGAGTGTGACTGAGTTCTACAGACGACTAAGAATAAGTGCACAGTGTCACATTAACAGGAAACAGATTTGTTTCTACAATATTACTAATCGGGGACTCGCAATTAAGTTCACTCGAGGCGGTGCACTTGTGTACGTTCAATCACAATATGAGCTACAATGGCAGATTTTGCGATACGAAACACTGGTTAATAAATCCAAAACCTCAAAAATTAACTGCAGCcgttaattttgatgaataaaattcttttgctAAAAGTTCTGTAGAACAGAATTTACACTCGTGACTAATTCTATTGTTTTCTACTTCATTAATGAATCAACGATTTATTTCCGgacatttttcgataattgttTAAAGCTCAAATAAACTGACATTTATCATAGAAACCGCATTTTAATGTAATTTACATGCTTAcgcacggtaaagtgcactttaaaTCACTTCTTGGGAAATGCACTTATcgtccacaaacatgtaaaatgtgttacgtcactgctagtaaatgcttgtttaggcacgtgtgattactccactcgccttcggctctttCAGCGAACCTCATacttgcctaaacaaatatttacaaacagtgacatAACATACTATTAACGTCTGTGGT
The DNA window shown above is from Bradysia coprophila strain Holo2 chromosome IV unlocalized genomic scaffold, BU_Bcop_v1 contig_84, whole genome shotgun sequence and carries:
- the LOC119072760 gene encoding uncharacterized protein LOC119072760: MSFENEIASMETSIGNLVTATLSNIREKLFGSNDFVLADTDGNFEKFFLESAKNKIDYAYKAYLMQAKFKSLITTSNNKTAAEPQKVLVSPASLEKEKGSTALNSSSDKRKFPLVHSDIPATEKSRQLQLQNELQTTLDIVGLPLGSGDQESLVKLVKILCNHLSVPMSAEDIENVQTDGRALTVTFHKEYMKDQVLMQYQGTNLRSDELLTLLPGEIAAPVRIYQSVTEFYRRLRISAQCHINRKQICFYNITNRGLAIKFTRGGALVYVQSQYELQWQILRYETLVNKSKTSKINCSR